A genomic segment from Actinoplanes sichuanensis encodes:
- a CDS encoding sensor histidine kinase, with protein MEWEYAVGMVSAALAVGVGAGLALARIRRPGGEARTGAPEGSAAIEPDDDRPGGKHGLKGLGRKSLDSLRVGVVVLDADDHPVLVNPAARAMGLLRSGGAPGTIAAHPILRTLAGQVRRTGVRREVELDLPRGRAGGGHAPLGLHLRAVALNSTHVAVEAADVTESHRLARVRRDFVANVSHELKTPIGALQLLAEALLDATQMPEAAPEAQSEDLLAARRFAERIHHESARMGRLVNELLELTRLQGAEPLPNPEPVSLDWVIAEVVDRTRTTASAKSIDVTYEGPKGIMAYGNDSQFATAVTNLVENAIAYSGENTTVSLTMRNSDDWIEIDVADQGIGIAPQDVERVFERFYRADQARSRSTGGTGLGLAIVKHIATNHGGRVDVTSSLGDGSTFTLRLPARPPESPSSSPTAIEIESGVAGR; from the coding sequence GTGGAGTGGGAATACGCCGTCGGCATGGTTTCTGCCGCGCTCGCCGTCGGTGTGGGAGCGGGACTCGCCCTTGCCCGAATCCGCCGGCCGGGCGGAGAGGCTCGGACCGGGGCACCGGAGGGGAGCGCCGCCATCGAACCGGACGACGATCGCCCGGGAGGCAAACACGGCCTCAAGGGGCTTGGACGTAAGAGCCTCGATTCGTTACGGGTGGGAGTCGTCGTCCTCGACGCCGACGATCATCCGGTGCTGGTGAACCCGGCGGCCCGCGCGATGGGCCTGCTGCGTTCCGGTGGAGCCCCCGGCACCATCGCCGCACACCCGATCCTGCGCACGCTGGCCGGTCAGGTCCGGCGGACCGGGGTGCGCCGGGAGGTGGAGCTCGACCTGCCACGCGGCCGGGCCGGCGGCGGGCACGCCCCGCTCGGCCTGCACCTGAGGGCGGTCGCGCTGAACTCGACACATGTCGCGGTCGAGGCCGCCGACGTGACCGAGTCGCATCGGCTGGCCCGGGTGCGCCGTGACTTCGTGGCGAACGTCAGCCACGAGCTCAAGACTCCGATCGGTGCGCTCCAGCTGCTGGCCGAGGCACTGCTGGACGCCACCCAGATGCCCGAGGCGGCGCCCGAGGCGCAGTCCGAGGATCTGTTGGCCGCCCGCCGATTCGCCGAGCGCATCCATCACGAGTCGGCCCGGATGGGCCGCCTGGTGAACGAGCTGCTCGAACTGACCCGGCTGCAGGGCGCCGAGCCGCTGCCCAACCCGGAGCCGGTCTCGCTCGACTGGGTGATCGCCGAGGTGGTCGACCGGACCAGGACGACCGCGTCGGCGAAGAGCATCGACGTCACGTACGAGGGGCCGAAAGGCATCATGGCGTACGGCAACGACAGTCAGTTCGCCACGGCGGTCACCAACCTGGTGGAGAACGCGATCGCGTACTCGGGCGAGAACACCACGGTCTCGCTCACCATGCGTAACAGTGACGACTGGATCGAGATCGACGTCGCCGACCAGGGCATCGGTATCGCCCCGCAGGACGTCGAGCGGGTCTTCGAACGGTTCTACCGCGCTGACCAGGCTCGTTCCCGGTCGACCGGCGGCACCGGCCTGGGCCTGGCGATCGTCAAGCACATCGCCACCAACCACGGCGGCCGCGTCGACGTGACCAGTTCACTCGGCGATGGTTCTACGTTCACCCTGCGCCTACCGGCGCGACCCCCCGAGTCCCCCTCGTCGTCACCGACGGCGATTGAGATCGAGTCCGGTGTGGCCGGGCGCTGA